A part of Desulfotomaculum nigrificans DSM 574 genomic DNA contains:
- the fliM gene encoding flagellar motor switch protein FliM codes for MSKEVLSQGEIDSLLEALMSGTVSDEPVEIKDQKKLKVYDFRRPNKFTKEQLRTLQVLHEGYARLLSNFLSGYLRTTITIEVASIGQFTYEEFINSVPTPTVMTIFSLSPLKGTALMETNLQFLFPLIDLQFGGSGDMPMKVRELTDIELSVANRIIKRLLDHLTVTWKDIATITPKIESIDANPHLHQLMSPNDIVAVLTFSTAVGNEVKGLINMCLPYNFLDPVLAKFSAANQFTRDNEQKEQDLEALEFWLGESDVEISVVVGETDISVKDFLQLQVGDVLPLARGFNQDLDMYVDNELKYKVQVGTVGQSLAVQVTSLAEEAWEIV; via the coding sequence TTGTCCAAGGAAGTTCTCAGCCAGGGGGAAATTGATTCACTGTTAGAGGCCTTGATGTCAGGTACGGTCTCCGATGAACCGGTAGAGATCAAGGATCAGAAAAAGCTAAAAGTTTACGATTTCCGCCGACCCAATAAATTTACCAAGGAACAGCTGCGTACCCTCCAGGTTTTACATGAGGGTTATGCCCGGTTGTTGTCAAACTTTCTATCCGGATATTTGCGAACTACCATCACCATTGAAGTGGCCTCCATCGGCCAGTTTACATACGAAGAGTTTATTAATTCCGTTCCCACTCCGACGGTGATGACTATCTTTAGCCTGTCACCCCTGAAGGGGACAGCATTGATGGAAACAAATCTGCAGTTTTTATTTCCCTTAATTGATCTGCAGTTTGGTGGTTCCGGAGACATGCCCATGAAGGTTCGGGAGTTAACGGACATTGAGCTTTCGGTGGCTAATCGGATTATTAAGCGGTTGTTGGATCACTTGACTGTTACCTGGAAAGATATTGCCACGATAACCCCTAAAATTGAATCCATCGATGCCAACCCGCACCTGCACCAGTTAATGTCGCCCAATGATATTGTGGCGGTGCTTACCTTTTCCACCGCGGTGGGCAATGAGGTAAAAGGTTTAATTAATATGTGTCTGCCCTATAACTTTTTAGACCCGGTATTGGCCAAGTTTTCAGCGGCCAACCAATTTACCCGGGATAACGAGCAGAAGGAGCAGGATCTGGAGGCATTGGAGTTCTGGTTGGGTGAATCAGATGTGGAAATCAGTGTGGTGGTTGGTGAAACTGACATAAGTGTCAAGGATTTTCTGCAGTTGCAGGTTGGTGATGTTTTACCCCTGGCCAGAGGATTTAATCAAGATTTGGATATGTATGTTGATAACGAACTAAAGTATAAAGTGCAAGTGGGAACGGTGGGCCAGAGCCTGGCAGTTCAGGTGACCTCACTGGCCGAGGAGGCGTGGGAAATTGTCTAA
- a CDS encoding response regulator: MGKRVLIVDDAAFMRMMIKNILTKNGYEVAGEAENGAVAVQLYKELKPDLVTMDITMPEMDGIQGVKAIRAVDPNANIIMCSAMGQQTMVMEAIQAGAKDFIVKPFQQDRILQAIERVLARG, encoded by the coding sequence ATGGGTAAGCGAGTTCTTATTGTAGATGATGCCGCTTTTATGCGAATGATGATTAAAAACATATTAACAAAAAATGGCTATGAGGTGGCCGGAGAAGCTGAAAACGGGGCTGTGGCAGTACAACTATATAAAGAGCTGAAACCCGATTTGGTTACTATGGATATTACCATGCCTGAGATGGACGGCATTCAAGGGGTTAAGGCTATTCGAGCCGTTGATCCCAATGCCAATATTATTATGTGCAGTGCCATGGGTCAACAGACCATGGTTATGGAAGCAATCCAAGCCGGGGCCAAGGACTTTATTGTTAAGCCGTTCCAGCAAGATCGTATTTTACAGGCCATTGAGCGGGTACTGGCCAGGGGTTAA
- the flgG gene encoding flagellar basal-body rod protein FlgG, with product MIIKTLATGASGMRAFQMKLDTIGNNIANINTTAYKRSRIEFAEMMRQAMGDQGIPAASDPRPAGGSGVKMVSVARLVEQGDLLQTGRDLDLAIEGEGYFKVISPEDDREYYTRDGCFYLNNEGVVVNANGYKLEPEINLKDGNYVAIRIDEKGKVQGKTAEGDFQDIDEITLYTFPAPANLLDEGNNLYSPTTASGEATEGTPGEDGVGLIRQGYLERSNVDLAQEMLGMIEAQRAYAANARTIQTADEMWDRANNLRK from the coding sequence ATGATTATTAAAACCCTGGCCACCGGGGCTTCCGGCATGCGGGCTTTCCAGATGAAGTTGGATACCATTGGCAACAACATTGCTAATATTAATACCACCGCCTATAAACGGAGCCGCATCGAATTTGCTGAAATGATGCGGCAGGCCATGGGGGATCAAGGTATTCCCGCTGCCAGTGACCCCAGGCCGGCAGGGGGCAGCGGTGTAAAGATGGTGTCCGTTGCCAGGTTGGTGGAGCAAGGAGATTTGCTGCAAACCGGCCGGGATTTGGATCTGGCCATAGAAGGCGAAGGTTATTTTAAAGTTATATCACCCGAGGACGACAGGGAATATTATACCAGGGACGGTTGTTTTTACCTTAACAATGAAGGTGTTGTAGTTAATGCCAACGGTTATAAACTGGAACCGGAAATTAACCTCAAGGACGGTAATTATGTGGCCATCCGGATAGATGAGAAGGGGAAGGTGCAGGGAAAGACTGCTGAAGGAGACTTTCAGGATATTGACGAGATTACGTTGTATACCTTTCCGGCTCCGGCCAATTTGCTAGATGAAGGCAACAACCTTTATTCACCCACCACGGCCAGTGGCGAAGCCACCGAAGGAACGCCCGGCGAAGATGGGGTAGGTCTCATCAGGCAAGGATATTTGGAACGTTCCAATGTAGATCTGGCCCAGGAAATGCTTGGTATGATAGAAGCCCAGCGGGCTTATGCAGCCAATGCCCGCACCATCCAAACAGCCGATGAAATGTGGGATAGGGCCAATAACTTACGCAAGTAG
- a CDS encoding CheR family methyltransferase, translating to MTDFLRFKDRVHQTFGLDLNSYKENQLKRRLDNFLTRHNFTDYQAFFNYLTANRNAWHEFLDYLTINVSEFFRDIKMWQTLESKVLPVLLQKKNSLKIWSAACSNGCEPYTIAIILEELAPGKRHQIDATDLDNTILQAAAMGTYGPDAVRNVPQDRLKKYFTLEKDKYHIVGSIKAKVNFRQHNLLSDNYPRGYDLIACRNVTIYFTREAQDKVNARFAQSLNSGGYLFIGGSETIFNYAELGFDKVAPCFYRKK from the coding sequence ATGACAGACTTTCTGAGATTTAAAGATCGGGTACATCAAACCTTTGGGCTGGATCTGAACAGCTATAAAGAAAATCAGTTAAAAAGGCGTTTGGATAATTTTTTAACCCGCCATAACTTTACTGATTACCAGGCTTTCTTTAACTATTTAACTGCTAACCGAAATGCCTGGCATGAGTTTCTGGATTATTTAACCATTAATGTTTCAGAATTTTTTCGGGACATCAAAATGTGGCAAACCCTGGAAAGCAAAGTATTACCGGTACTATTGCAAAAAAAGAATAGTCTAAAGATTTGGAGTGCGGCCTGTTCCAACGGGTGTGAACCGTACACCATTGCCATTATACTGGAAGAACTGGCTCCGGGTAAAAGACACCAAATAGATGCCACTGATTTGGATAACACCATCCTGCAGGCTGCCGCTATGGGCACTTACGGTCCGGATGCCGTGCGTAATGTACCGCAGGATCGTTTAAAGAAGTACTTTACTTTGGAAAAGGATAAATACCACATCGTCGGTTCCATTAAAGCAAAAGTTAATTTTAGGCAACATAACCTGTTGTCTGATAATTATCCCAGGGGTTATGATTTAATTGCCTGTAGAAATGTGACCATTTACTTTACCAGGGAAGCCCAGGATAAAGTCAATGCCAGGTTTGCCCAATCCCTTAATTCAGGAGGATATTTATTTATTGGTGGCAGTGAAACAATTTTTAATTATGCGGAATTGGGGTTTGATAAAGTGGCTCCTTGCTTTTATCGTAAAAAATAA
- a CDS encoding sigma-70 family RNA polymerase sigma factor has protein sequence MSIEELWDTYITSRDERARQQLILHYLPLVKHLAGRLAVKLPSFIQREDLEGYGVIGLMEALDKFDHTMGNSFDAYAYHRIRGAILDQVRRQNWLPRTAWQKLQHLKQTRERLERELGGAVPDEILAREMGISVDELNHLASSAGKMYLMSLDEEVPGSDGSVVRKLDLVEDTGSPDPLSIVEEKENRKLLARAIEKLGQRDQLILSLYYTEGLTLKEIGQVLEVSESRVCQLHGQVMRKLRKTLQEMLNS, from the coding sequence ATGTCTATTGAAGAGTTATGGGACACTTATATTACCAGCCGTGATGAAAGGGCCAGACAACAATTGATACTACATTACTTACCCCTGGTAAAACACCTGGCCGGTCGGTTGGCGGTGAAACTGCCATCATTTATCCAGCGGGAGGACCTGGAGGGTTATGGCGTCATCGGATTAATGGAAGCCCTGGATAAGTTTGATCATACCATGGGTAATAGTTTTGATGCCTATGCCTATCACCGTATCCGCGGGGCCATACTGGACCAGGTGCGGCGGCAGAATTGGCTGCCACGGACAGCCTGGCAAAAACTGCAGCATCTCAAGCAGACCCGGGAGCGCCTGGAACGGGAATTGGGCGGCGCTGTACCGGATGAAATATTAGCCAGGGAAATGGGTATTAGTGTTGATGAGTTAAATCACCTGGCTTCCAGTGCCGGTAAAATGTATCTAATGTCTTTGGATGAAGAAGTGCCGGGCAGTGATGGCAGCGTGGTGCGTAAACTGGATCTGGTGGAGGATACCGGCAGCCCGGATCCTTTGAGTATAGTGGAAGAGAAAGAAAATAGAAAACTCTTGGCCCGGGCCATAGAAAAGTTGGGCCAGAGAGATCAGTTAATCCTGTCTTTGTATTACACTGAGGGCCTGACCCTGAAGGAAATAGGGCAGGTTTTGGAGGTATCCGAATCCAGGGTATGTCAACTGCACGGTCAAGTGATGCGGAAGCTAAGAAAAACTTTGCAGGAAATGCTAAATAGTTAG
- the fliY gene encoding flagellar motor switch phosphatase FliY — protein sequence MSNLLSQEEIDALMRGQLLNNANQPEQGSNQATLPPDSGEMSTLLTDEEKDALGEIGNISMGSASTTLSELLNQKVSITSPRVRVMTKTELFDSFEVPYLVIKVDFSEGLNGYNLLIIRLSDAAVMASLMMGGDGTTMSEEISELEISAAAEAMNMMIGTAATSLSQMFHRPINISPPQTNLLKTKSDPLVHPPEQIEETIVVVSFSLKIGDLVDTDIMQIMGVETAKEEANLLLMDIMGLAQDETPAPETAPAGAANANPVSPPVGNMAETPAPTAPMPTSPGIAGFSGEETFRPQNLGSLEQRNLELILDIPLKVSVVLGRTKRPIKDVLRIAPGSVVELDSLADEPVEILVNGTLVATGEVVVVNENFGVRITNIISPMERIKRLGR from the coding sequence TTGTCTAATCTTTTAAGTCAAGAAGAAATTGATGCTTTAATGCGGGGTCAGCTTCTAAATAATGCTAATCAACCGGAGCAGGGGAGCAATCAGGCCACCTTACCACCGGACAGTGGGGAAATGTCCACCTTATTGACAGATGAGGAGAAGGATGCCCTGGGTGAAATTGGTAATATTTCCATGGGATCCGCCTCCACCACCCTTTCGGAATTGTTAAATCAAAAGGTTAGCATTACCAGCCCCCGGGTAAGGGTCATGACCAAAACGGAGCTGTTTGATTCCTTTGAAGTGCCTTATCTGGTCATTAAGGTTGATTTTAGTGAAGGTTTAAACGGTTACAATTTGTTAATTATTCGGCTGTCTGATGCTGCCGTCATGGCCAGCTTAATGATGGGGGGAGACGGTACCACCATGTCTGAAGAAATTTCTGAATTGGAAATCAGCGCTGCAGCAGAGGCCATGAATATGATGATTGGTACTGCGGCCACGTCCCTGTCGCAGATGTTTCATCGCCCAATTAATATTTCACCGCCGCAAACCAATTTATTAAAAACAAAATCAGATCCCCTGGTCCATCCGCCGGAACAAATTGAAGAAACCATTGTGGTGGTCTCCTTTTCCTTAAAAATTGGGGATCTGGTAGATACCGATATCATGCAAATTATGGGAGTAGAGACGGCAAAAGAAGAAGCCAACCTGCTCCTTATGGATATAATGGGTTTAGCCCAGGATGAAACACCGGCACCGGAAACAGCACCTGCCGGTGCAGCAAATGCTAACCCGGTCAGCCCACCAGTGGGAAATATGGCAGAAACGCCTGCCCCGACAGCACCAATGCCGACGTCCCCGGGTATTGCCGGTTTTTCCGGGGAGGAGACTTTCCGACCGCAGAACCTGGGCTCCCTGGAGCAGAGAAACCTGGAATTAATTTTGGATATTCCCTTGAAAGTAAGTGTTGTACTGGGCCGCACTAAACGTCCCATCAAAGATGTACTGAGGATTGCTCCAGGTTCTGTAGTGGAGTTGGACTCCCTGGCTGATGAGCCGGTGGAGATTTTAGTTAATGGTACCCTGGTAGCCACCGGTGAAGTGGTGGTGGTCAATGAAAACTTCGGGGTGCGGATTACCAATATTATTAGTCCCATGGAAAGAATTAAGCGGCTGGGCAGATGA
- the flgF gene encoding flagellar basal-body rod protein FlgF, with the protein MLRGLYIAMNSMDVQQAKLNNIANNLANLATPGYKKTNVVVDKFAATLQLAVEANGPKGKREPIGAGNLGNMVARVSTDFSPGALTETGSPTDLALDGNGFFAVEGPNGEQLYTRDGSFHLDAEGNLLTSDGYKVLGEGGPITIGDAKHVTVKENGTIVVGQGEEMTEVDKLQLVEFADPSRLQKAEGNYFADPQGTGQPAATTRVSQGWLEKANVDPVQEMINIIPATRIYESSQRLVQISDELLDKSINQVGRVK; encoded by the coding sequence ATGCTGCGGGGACTCTATATTGCCATGAACAGCATGGATGTTCAGCAGGCTAAATTAAATAACATAGCCAACAATTTGGCTAACCTGGCCACTCCGGGGTACAAAAAAACTAACGTGGTGGTGGATAAATTTGCCGCAACCCTGCAACTGGCTGTGGAGGCCAATGGTCCTAAAGGTAAAAGAGAACCAATCGGTGCAGGTAACCTGGGTAACATGGTGGCCCGGGTGTCAACAGACTTTTCCCCCGGTGCTTTAACCGAGACCGGTAGCCCCACCGATTTGGCCCTGGATGGTAATGGTTTCTTTGCTGTAGAAGGACCAAACGGTGAACAGCTTTATACCCGGGACGGTTCTTTTCACCTGGATGCGGAGGGAAACCTGCTGACCAGTGACGGTTATAAAGTGCTGGGTGAGGGTGGACCCATTACTATTGGGGATGCCAAGCATGTAACGGTTAAAGAAAACGGCACCATTGTGGTGGGTCAGGGGGAAGAAATGACTGAAGTTGATAAACTTCAGTTGGTGGAGTTTGCTGACCCTTCCCGGTTACAGAAGGCAGAAGGTAATTACTTTGCTGACCCGCAGGGAACCGGGCAACCGGCAGCAACCACCAGGGTATCCCAGGGGTGGTTGGAAAAGGCCAATGTTGATCCGGTACAAGAAATGATTAACATTATTCCGGCCACCCGGATTTACGAGTCCAGCCAGCGGTTAGTACAGATTAGTGATGAACTTTTGGATAAATCAATCAACCAGGTTGGTCGCGTTAAGTAA
- a CDS encoding chemotaxis protein CheD: protein MELAKASEEIQVGIADYKVTISPQRLITLGLGSCVGVALYDPVVKVGGLLHIMLPDSTQFSNVTKPAKFADTGIPLMIDEMQRRGGKLSRLTAKLAGGAQMFSGLDKKFVLNIGERNSEMVKQILNKLGIRILAEELGGNRGRTMIFDTATGQVTIRTIGAPLKVM from the coding sequence ATGGAGCTGGCAAAGGCAAGTGAGGAAATTCAGGTAGGTATAGCCGACTACAAGGTCACCATATCCCCCCAGCGTTTGATAACCCTTGGTTTGGGTTCCTGTGTTGGGGTGGCGCTGTATGACCCGGTGGTAAAGGTGGGGGGGCTGCTGCACATTATGCTTCCTGATAGTACCCAGTTCAGTAATGTAACAAAACCGGCCAAATTTGCAGATACCGGTATTCCTCTGATGATTGATGAGATGCAGCGTCGGGGCGGTAAATTGAGCCGCCTGACGGCTAAACTGGCCGGTGGAGCCCAAATGTTTTCCGGCCTGGATAAAAAATTTGTTTTAAATATTGGAGAACGAAATTCAGAGATGGTAAAGCAAATTTTAAATAAGCTGGGCATCCGTATTTTAGCTGAGGAACTGGGTGGCAACCGCGGCAGAACCATGATTTTTGATACTGCTACGGGGCAGGTAACTATACGCACCATTGGCGCGCCCCTAAAGGTGATGTAG
- a CDS encoding chemotaxis protein CheC: MTANRGITDTHLDVLKEIGNIGIGNAATALATMINKRIDMAVPQSKFLSLDEVMSLVGGLEEVVACVNLRLEGDVPGQILFLFNLESTLKLIDMLMGLENGTTTELDEMGESVVKEIGNVLTGSFVSAIGTMTGLNLIPTVPMFATDMLGAVLSASLVAGGYVQENILMIETLFFENNEEIKGHFFLITEEESLATLFNSLGLTI, from the coding sequence ATGACTGCAAACCGGGGAATCACTGATACTCATCTTGATGTGTTAAAAGAAATAGGGAATATAGGTATTGGTAATGCAGCAACCGCCCTGGCTACCATGATCAATAAGCGTATTGATATGGCCGTACCCCAAAGTAAATTTCTTTCTTTAGATGAAGTAATGTCCCTGGTGGGTGGTTTGGAGGAGGTTGTGGCCTGCGTAAATTTACGGCTGGAAGGAGATGTACCGGGCCAGATTTTGTTTTTATTTAACTTGGAAAGTACCCTAAAATTGATTGATATGTTAATGGGCCTGGAAAATGGCACAACCACTGAGCTTGATGAAATGGGTGAGTCCGTGGTCAAGGAAATCGGCAATGTATTAACCGGTTCCTTTGTCAGTGCCATTGGCACCATGACTGGCCTTAATTTAATTCCCACTGTCCCTATGTTTGCTACGGATATGCTGGGGGCTGTCCTGAGTGCTTCGTTGGTGGCGGGTGGCTATGTCCAGGAAAACATTTTAATGATTGAAACCTTGTTTTTTGAAAACAATGAGGAAATAAAAGGACACTTTTTCTTAATTACCGAAGAAGAATCATTAGCAACCTTATTTAACTCTTTAGGTCTTACAATTTAA